Part of the Flavobacterium okayamense genome, AAGTATTGATCCAGAAGTTGACACTCCAGAGCGTTTAAAAGAATTTTCAATTGAGAATAAAATGACAGATGATCATTGGGTTTTTCTTAGTTCAAATGAAAATCAAACTAGAGAATTTGCAGCTGTTTTAGCGGTGAATTATAAAAAAATTTCACCTATAGATTTTTCTCATTCAAATATTATAAGTGTATTTAATAAAGAAGGAGAAATGGTTTATCAACAAGAAGGATTAGGCGTTAGCTATGATAAAACTGTTGAAACAATAATAGCAGAAGCTAAAAAATAATTTAATATGAAGAACATATATAGAATTGTATTCAGTTTATTCTTTTTAAATATGTCTATGATTTCATTTGCCCAAGAATTTGACGCAAGTATACAATTTAGACCAAGATATGAATACAGAAATGGATATAAAGAATTAATACCAGATAATGAATTACCCACATCTTTTATCTCGCAACGTTCTAGATTAAACTTAAATTTTAAGCACGAAAAATTATCGGCAAATATAAAACTTCAAAATGTTAGAGTTTGGGGCGATGTTAAAACTACCACTACTTCCGATAAAAACGGTGTTATGCTATTTGAAGCTTGGGGACAATACGATTTCAATTCAAATTGGAGCGCACGTTTTGGTAGACAAGTTATAAGTTACGACAATCAAAGAATTTTAGGCGAAATAGATTGGGCTCAACAAGGACAAAGTCATGATGCACTTGTGGTTTCATACAAAAAAAATAAAATGAAATTAGATATAGGTACGGCGCTAAATGCCGATGCCGAAAATTTGTATCGCGATTTGTACACTACTAATTATAAAAACTTGCAATATGCTTGGTTTCATACAGTTGTAAAAGATTTTCAAGTAAGTCTTTTAGCTTTAAACACAGGTTTTCAATATGAAGATGCTGTAACCAATGAATTAGAAACTGATTATTTGCAAACTTTTGGAACATTTTTAAAATATAAAAAGAGTAAGTTTAATACCGATTTAAGTTTCTATACACAAACAGGAAAATCGTCAAGTAATACTGTATTTGCTTACAATGTTGACTTAAATATGAAATATAATTTTACAGCAAAGTTTAGCACTAGTTTAGGTTATGAAATACTTTCTGGAAAAGCTCAAAACGATTCTAGCAACAAAGTAAAATCGTTCGCACCACTTTTTGGAACAAACCACGGATTTAATGGATATATGGATTATTTTTATGTAGGAAATCATAAAAATTCTGTAGGATTGCAAGACCTTTATTTGAAATTGAATTATACAGCTAAAAATTGGAAATTTAGTTTAATTCCACATGTATTTATGACGGCGGCAGATGCTATTGAACCTTTAAATGTAACTCAAACTATGGATTCTTATTTGGGAACCGAAATAGATTTTACAACATCATATCAATTGCATAAAAACGTTGGATTAACTGCGGGATATTCACATATGTTTGCAACCAAAACTATGGAAGTTTTAAAATCAGGAAATAGAAACAATAATAATAATTGGGCTTGGGTAATGCTTTCATTTAACCCTCAAATTCTATCATTTTCTAAATAATTCAATGTTTTATTAATTCAAAAAGGAGATTATTTTCATAATCTCCTTTTCTTTTTTGACAACATAGTTGTCACCAACCTAAAAACTAATTAAACTTTGATTGTAAATCAATCGCCTTTGGAAATAAAATGTTATTTTCAAGATGAATATGAGTATGTAAATCTTGTTCAAACTCTTCTAACATTTGGAAAGTAACTTTATATGTGCTGCAAGCATCTGCAGGTGGATTATAATTATTTGATAGAGCTTTAATTTTTTCATAACGCTCCCCTTCATTTTCATGTTCATGTTTCATCATAGCAATTGGATTTTCAACAGAACCAAAACCAGGCATTTCAAGCGTAGTATTTTTTTTATTTGCTGAAACCATATTCTTTATAAATGGGAAAAGAATTAATTCTTCTTTTTTCATATGTTGAGCTAATTCTCCTGCTCCTTGATAAAAAAGTTTATTAATTTCAAATAATTCAGGATGTTTTGTACCATGCACTTTTGTAAGTTTGTCTAAAAACGCTAACAATACAGGCGTTTTTTCTTCT contains:
- the ric gene encoding iron-sulfur cluster repair di-iron protein, which translates into the protein MVIDNNKTIGDIVANDFRTAGVFSQLGIDFCCKGNRTIDEVCTKKGIDKYALLDELERVTANINNQEIDFKSWELDLLIDYIEKKHHRYVEEKTPVLLAFLDKLTKVHGTKHPELFEINKLFYQGAGELAQHMKKEELILFPFIKNMVSANKKNTTLEMPGFGSVENPIAMMKHEHENEGERYEKIKALSNNYNPPADACSTYKVTFQMLEEFEQDLHTHIHLENNILFPKAIDLQSKFN
- a CDS encoding alginate export family protein; amino-acid sequence: MKNIYRIVFSLFFLNMSMISFAQEFDASIQFRPRYEYRNGYKELIPDNELPTSFISQRSRLNLNFKHEKLSANIKLQNVRVWGDVKTTTTSDKNGVMLFEAWGQYDFNSNWSARFGRQVISYDNQRILGEIDWAQQGQSHDALVVSYKKNKMKLDIGTALNADAENLYRDLYTTNYKNLQYAWFHTVVKDFQVSLLALNTGFQYEDAVTNELETDYLQTFGTFLKYKKSKFNTDLSFYTQTGKSSSNTVFAYNVDLNMKYNFTAKFSTSLGYEILSGKAQNDSSNKVKSFAPLFGTNHGFNGYMDYFYVGNHKNSVGLQDLYLKLNYTAKNWKFSLIPHVFMTAADAIEPLNVTQTMDSYLGTEIDFTTSYQLHKNVGLTAGYSHMFATKTMEVLKSGNRNNNNNWAWVMLSFNPQILSFSK